In a genomic window of Punica granatum isolate Tunisia-2019 chromosome 6, ASM765513v2, whole genome shotgun sequence:
- the LOC116210844 gene encoding AP2-like ethylene-responsive transcription factor PLT1: MGSVNSNNWLSFPLSPNQSSLQANLQASQSHQFSLGLVNEPMDSPFQTQEWNLMAAHGGGEVPKVADFLGVTKSAENQSSDLVALNDIQTNDSDYMFSNSSLVPVQSSIVATSSNYEYPENVGNLQSLTLSMGSGSKGSACETSGDNTNSPNTAENAPRRTLDTFGQRTSIYRGVTRHRWTGRYEAHLWDNSCRREGQSRKGRQVYLGGYDKEEKAARAYDLAALKYWGTSTTTNFPISNYEKELEEMKHMTRQEFVASIRRKSSGFSRGASMYRGVTRHHQHGRWQARIGRVAGNKDLYLGTFSTEEEAAEAYDIAAIKFRGPSAVTNFDMNRYDVKAILESNTLPIGGGAAKRLKEAQAIESSRQREEMMALSSSFGYGSGTGSGARLHHQAYPLLHQSYESPQPLLTLQNPEITQYTSQQDPNSFHIHSGTAYNLNYPSSQSQYYSSYIQSNPAIYHGLMSHVGSSSVMDTNNTGSSSGSYSGGGGGSGGGYFGGGLGLAPNTGPGNGEEQLPMVKVDYDMQQPAGGYGSWSTDSVQGSNTGVFTMWND; this comes from the exons ATGGGCTCTGTGAATTCGAACAACTGGCTTTCGTTTCCTCTTTCGCCGAATCAGTCCTCTTTACAAGCAAATCTGCAGGCATCTCAGTCCCATCAGTTCTCATTAGGGTTAGTCAATGAACCCATGGACAGCCCTTTTCAAACCCAAG AATGGAACTTGATGGCGGCTCACGGGGGAGGCGAGGTCCCAAAGGTTGCAGATTTTCTGGGGGTCACCAAGTCGGCAGAGAACCAATCTTCTGATCTTGTGGCCCTGAATGATATTCAAACAAATGATTCTGACTACATGTTCTCGAACAGCAGCTTGGTGCCGGTGCAAAGCAGCATAGTGGCCACCTCAAGCAATTATGAGTACCCTGAGAATGTCGGCAATCTACAATCACTGACCTTGTCTATGGGCAGTGGCAGCAAGGGTTCTGCTTGTGAAACCAGCGGGGATAACACTAATAGTCCGAACACTGCTGAAAATGCTCCAAGAAGGACCTTGGACACGTTCGGACAAAGGACATCAATTTATCGTGGTGTGACTAG GCATAGATGGACAGGGAGGTACGAGGCACATCTTTGGGACAACAGTTGTAGAAGAGAAGGACAATCAAGGAAAGGTCGACAAG TTTACTTGG GCGGGTATGACAAGGAGGAGAAAGCTGCTAGGGCATACGATCTAGCTGCACTTAAATACTGGGGGACTTCTACCACCACCAATTTCCCC ATTAGCAACTATGAGAAGGAACTAGAGGAAATGAAGCACATGACTAGACAGGAATTTGTGGCATCGATTCGAAG GAAGAGCAGTGGCTTCTCTAGGGGTGCTTCCATGTATCGTGGAGTTACGAG GCATCACCAGCATGGTCGTTGGCAGGCGAGGATTGGAAGGGTTGCAGGAAATAAGGACCTTTATCTGGGAACTTTCA GCACTGAGGAGGAAGCAGCTGAAGCCTATGACATTGCAGCGATAAAGTTCCGAGGCCCGAGTGCAGTAACCAACTTTGACATGAACCGCTACGACGTGAAGGCGATCCTCGAGAGCAACACGCTGCCAATAGGAGGCGGGGCTGCCAAGCGGCTCAAGGAGGCCCAGGCGATCGAGTCCTCCAGGCAGAGGGAGGAGATGATGGCTCTCAGCTCGAGCTTTGGTTACGGGTCGGGAACGGGATCAGGGGCGAGGCTTCACCATCAGGCTTACCCACTACTGCACCAATCTTATGAGAGCCCACAGCCTCTGTTGACCCTCCAGAACCCAGAGATAACCCAATACACCTCGCAGCAAGACCCGAACTCGTTTCACATCCATTCTGGGACTGCTTATAATTTGAACTACCCGTCGAGCCAAAGCCAGTACTATAGCAGCTACATTCAGAGCAACCCGGCCATATATCACGGGCTGATGAGCCATGTGGGTTCCTCATCTGTCATGGACACTAACAATACTGGAAGCTCCAGTGGGAGTTATAGTGGCGGTGGTGGTGGAAGTGGCGGTGGGTACTTTGGTGGCGGGCTAGGTTTGGCACCGAATACTGGTCCTGGGAACGGGGAGGAGCAACTGCCTATGGTTAAGGTCGATTATGATATGCAACAGCCAGCGGGCGGGTATGGGAGCTGGTCCACGGACTCCGTTCAGGGGTCAAACACCGGTGTGTTCACGATGTGGAACGACTAA